A genome region from Camelina sativa cultivar DH55 chromosome 10, Cs, whole genome shotgun sequence includes the following:
- the LOC104716739 gene encoding uncharacterized protein LOC104716739: MSITCFVDDDAPDNLKYVFEHAGMDFVHVPKGNKHARVHSITEELLLWALYGTSRPASLFIISESIKEEQQVVPTPMDRNRFNLVFLEPGSVLVNCQGSPLECLQCGVPIEGLNENNFFERGRRLYGEAVVGVESLPIPYQVKPVVSDAWADINSEGNTGVFWDVVDFPIHVLHSPGMTSDLIKSGLHRQSCCNGSVSIRLYDVEDEMKQDLIDEYEATGISYNLVPEVGEAHGYARDYKMLVDILRWAVDNPPNSNLIVLSKHLDESSFSCIQGLQDTGYNNVVLVDTPASSAWLLCG; encoded by the exons ATGTCTATCACATGCTTCGTTGATGATGATGCCCCGGATAACTTGAAATATGTCTTTGAGCATGCTGGAATGGATTTTGTTCACGTACCCAAAG GAAACAAACATGCGAGAGTTCACTCTATTACAGAGGAACTTCTTCTCTGGGCACTGTACGGTACTAGTCGTCCAGCGAGTTTGTTTATAATCTCAGAAAGCATCAAAGAAGAGCAGCAGGTCGTCCCAACTCCTATGGATAGGAACCGTTTCAATCTTGTCTTTTTAGAGCCTGGGAGCGTACTAGTTAATTGTCAGGGTTCTCCTTTAGAATGTCTGCAATGCGGAGTCCCCATAGAGGGGCTGaatgagaataatttttttgagcGAGGCCGCCGTTTATATGGTGAAGCTGTCGTTGGAGTTGAATCACTACCTATACCATACCAAGTGAAACCAGTTGTGTCCGATGCTTGGGCCGATATAAACTCTG AGGGTAACACAGGCGTGTTCTGGGACGTGGTGGATTTCCCAATCCACGTTCTACATTCTCCTGGTATGACTTCTGACCTGATCAAATCAGGTCTTCATCGACAGAGTTGCTGTAATGGTTCTGTGTCAATCCGGTTGTACGACGTCGAAGATGAGATGAAACAAGATCTGATAGATGAATATGAGGCTACCGGAATCAGTTATAATCTCGTACCCGAAG ttgGTGAGGCGCATGGATATGCTAGAGATTATAAGATGTTAGTGGACATTCTTCGGTGGGCAGTGGACAATCCTCCAAATTCCAATTTGATCGTGCTCTCTAAACACTTGGATGAAAGTTCTTTCTCTTGTATTCAAGGTTTGCAGGATACAGGTTACAACAATGTTGTCTTAGTAGACACACCTGCGAGCTCAGCATGGCTTTTGTGCGGCTAA
- the LOC104716740 gene encoding probable E3 ubiquitin ligase SUD1 codes for MLDHMLPIVDDSWREKFERVRQDGFSRLQGLWVLREIVFPIVMKLLTALCVPYVLARGVFPMLGYPLVVNSAVYRFAWIGCLSVSLFCFCAKRCHVWFRNLHNSIRDDRYLIGRRLHNFGEAALANQNQRQSSEDVGDGVLIGREGDVDNGLRLRRAIQQEA; via the coding sequence ATGCTGGATCATATGCTTCCAATAGTTGATGATAGCTGGAGGGAAAAGTTTGAGAGGGTTAGACAAGATGGATTCTCGAGGCTTCAAGGGTTATGGGTACTTAGAGAGATTGTGTTCCCCATCGTGATGAAACTCCTAACAGCTCTATGTGTGCCTTATGTACTGGCGAGAGGAGTGTTCCCAATGCTCGGATATCCACTAGTAGTGAACTCAGCGGTCTACAGATTTGCGTGGATAGGTTGTCTGTCGGTGAGCCTCTTCTGCTTCTGTGCAAAAAGATGCCATGTGTGGTTCAGAAACCTTCACAACTCTATCCGTGATGACCGCTATCTCATTGGTCGGAGACTCCATAACTTTGGGGAAGCTGCTTTGGCTAACCAAAACCAAAGGCAAAGTAGTGAGGATGTAGGAGATGGTGTCTTGATAGGACGTGAGGGAGACGTTGACAATGGACTAAGGCTCAGACGTGCTATCCAACAAGAAGCTTAG